The DNA window GTCTGTAGTATTGACGCACTGGCCGCCGTTTCCGGATGCACGCATTACGTCGATACGGATATCTTTTTCATCGATCACCACGTCCACTTCTTCCGCTTCCGGCATGATCGCCACCGTCACCGTAGAGGTGTGGATACGGCCGCCGCTCTCTGTCTCCGGGACACGCTGTACCCGGTGGACGCCGCTTTCGTATTTCAGCCGGGAATAGGCTCCCTGGCCAGTGATCATGAACACGCATTCTTTGAAACCGCCGATGCCGTTCTCGTTCACGGAGATCATCTCCACTTTCCAACGGCGGCCCTCCGCGTAGTGCAGATACATCCGGTATATCTCCGCCGCGAACAGAGCCGCCTCATCTCCGCCGGCTCCCGCCCGGATCTCCACCATAACGTTCTTGTCATCATTGGGGTCTTTTGGCAGAAGCAGGATCTTCAGCTCATGTTCCAGCTCTTCCACTCTGGCTTTGGCATCGTTTAACTCTTCTTTGGCCAGCTCCCGCATTTCCTCATCGCTTTCTTCCTCCAGCATATCCAGGCTGTCCTGGATCGCCTGCTTACTGGCCTTATATTCTTTATACGCCTCCACGATAGGAGTCAGTTCGTTCTGTTCTTTCATCAGCTTCCGAAACCGTTCCTGGTCATTGGCCACATCCGGCTCCTGAAGCTCGCTTAAGATCTCATCTAAACGGATGAGCAGATCTTCCAATTTATCAAACATCTCTCGTTTCCTCCTTTACTCCTTTCTATCTCAACGCCGCTTTCTCAAGGGCTCTTTGCTTTCTATATCTTCCTCGGACCACACGGTCGTTTCCCGCCAGGTCTTTCTTTACTTCCACATCCTGATATCCCGCAGCTTCCAGCAGCTCCCGAACCGCTTCCCCCTGGTCCCATCCGATCTCCAGAAGGACCCAGGCGCCGTCTTCCAGATACGCGCCGCTCTCTCCCGCGATCCCGCGGTAGAAATACAGTCCGTCATCATGGCCATCCAAGGCGATTCTGGGATCATGGAGCCGCACTTCATCCTGAAGCTCCTCGATCTCTTCTGTAGGGATATAGGGCGGATTGGATACGAGCAGATCAAAGGTACCATTCACCTGTCCAAACAGATCACTCTCTATCCATCTGACCCTTTCCGCCGGGATCTTCAGGCATTTCCCATTTTCTTCCGCCACCTCAAGCGCTTCTCTGGAAATGTCCGCACCAGTCCCGGTAAGACCTCTGATTCCTTTTTCTTCTCCCATCTTCATAAGACTTAGGAGAATGCAGCCAGACCCGGTGCACAGATCTAAGATCTTCATTTCCGGCTCCAGGATCTTCAGGGCTTCTTCTACCAAAAGTTCCGTATCCTGTCTTGGGATCAGCACATGCTCATTGACCCGGAAGGGAAATCCCATGAACCCCTGCTCCCCGGTGATATGCTGCAGAGGGATCCTCCGGGCTCTTTCGTCTACTGCTTCCTCGTAGCGGGAGACTATTTCTTCCCCCATCTCTTCCTTTGGATTCCCGTAATACTCTGCTTTCGTTTTCCCTGTCACATATTCCAGCAGATACCAGGCGTCCAGATCCGCATCCGGCACGCCGGATGCTTCAAGCCGACTTTTCCCCTCCTGGTACATCTGATGGAGTGTCAAAATTCTCTGCTTCATACGCTCTCCAGTCAAATACCGCTTCCACCGCCGCGATCGCCACTTCGATCATACTTTCATCCGGCTCTTTGGTGGTCAGTTTCTGTATCGCAAGCCCCGGCTTACTTAAGAAATTCACAATTGGATTCTCGCTTCTCCCAGCCAGCTTCAGGATCTCATAGGAAACTCCCGCGATCACCGGAAGCAGCAGCACCCGGACTGCCGCACGCATGACCGGGGATTCTACCCGGATCAAAAGCAGCAGGATGATGCTGACTGCCAGCACAAAGAACAAGAAGCTGGTCCCGCAGCGTTTGTGCTGCCTGGAACTGATCTTCACATTCTCCACCGTCAGCGGCAGGCCATGTTCAATACAATTGATACACTTATGCTCCGCCCCATGATACATAAAAGTCCGCTGGATGTCTTCCATTCTGGAAATGAGCAGTACATAGATGATGAATATGCCAATCCGCACGAATCCTTCGATCACCGTCCGCACATGGTAGGAAGGGATCCAGAATCCCAAAAGGGAAGATAGGAAATAAGGCAGTACCATAAAGATGGCTACCGCGGCAACCACAGAAAAGGCCACCGTCCCGCCCATGATCCATTTTTCCCGGCGCTCCTTCTTCACTGCTTCCGCTTTTGTCAGCGGCTTCTCTTCCTTGTCCTCCTCGTCCTCGTAGAAACTGGCGGAAAAAGTCAAAGTTTTGATTCCCAGCACCATAGAATCAATAAAGTTAAAGATTCCCCGGACGAAGGGTATGGTCGTCAGCGGCTTCCATTTAATGATCCCCTGGTAGGTATCTTTCTGCACAAAAATCTCACCGTCCGGTTTACGAACCGCCACGGCGTAATCATCTTTGTGTTTCATCATGATGCCTTCCAGGACCGCCTGGCCTCCAATATTCGATGATTTCATAATACTCCTTTAAAAACCTTATCCAAGCTAAAAAGGGTTGAGATCTTCAAACCTCAACCCTACACTTGTAAACTTATTTACCCATTCCGTACTTCTTATTGAACTTATCAACACGGCCGCGAGCCTGAGCAGCTTTCTGCTGTCCCGTGTAGAATGGATGGCACTTGGAACAGATTTCTACGTGGATATCTTTGTTTGTAGAGCCTGTCACAAACGTATTTCCGCAGTTACAAGTTACCGTTGCCTGGTAATATTCTGGATGGATTCCCTGTTTCATGATTTCACCTCTTCTTTATTATGCTTCGCAAAACGCGATGATATTTCGTTTTCTAAACAGCTTTTTTATTGTACCACAAAAGCCGCCTGTTGTCTATATTAATTTTGTCTTTTTTACCATTTGTATTAATTCCATATTGTTGCGGGTATGGGAGAACATGGTCAGTATATTGTCCACCGCCTCGTCCGAGCGCAGACCGTTGAGAGCGCGGCGCATAGTCTCCACCGCTTCCAGTTCCTCCCTGCTAAGCAGAAGATCCTCTCTTCTGGTGCTGGATTTGGGAATATCAATAGCCGGGAACATCCGTTTCTCTGACAGCTTCCGGTCGAGTACCAGCTCCATATTTCCGGTTCCTTTGAACTCTTCATAGATCACATCATCCATCTTGCTTCCCGTATCAACCAGCGCCGTCGCGAGAATCGTCAAACTTCCGCCTTCTCTCATATTCCGGGCCGCTCCAAAGAACCGTTTGGGCATATGCAGGGCAGCCGGGTCCAGACCGCCGGAAAGAGTCCTCCCTGATGGCGGCACCGTCAGATTGTATGCCCTGGCAAGCCTTGTGATACTGTCCAGCAAGATCATGACATCCTTCTTATGCTCCACCAGACGTTT is part of the Lachnospiraceae bacterium KGMB03038 genome and encodes:
- the prfA gene encoding peptide chain release factor 1 — encoded protein: MFDKLEDLLIRLDEILSELQEPDVANDQERFRKLMKEQNELTPIVEAYKEYKASKQAIQDSLDMLEEESDEEMRELAKEELNDAKARVEELEHELKILLLPKDPNDDKNVMVEIRAGAGGDEAALFAAEIYRMYLHYAEGRRWKVEMISVNENGIGGFKECVFMITGQGAYSRLKYESGVHRVQRVPETESGGRIHTSTVTVAIMPEAEEVDVVIDEKDIRIDVMRASGNGGQCVNTTDSAVRLTHYPTGIVIYSQTEKSQLQNKEKAFKLLRSKLYDLEMEKKQASEAEARRSQIGTGDRSEKIRTYNFPQGRVTDHRIKLTLHKLDSVLNGDLDEIIDSLTAADQAAKLANMNEEG
- the prmC gene encoding peptide chain release factor N(5)-glutamine methyltransferase, with the protein product MKQRILTLHQMYQEGKSRLEASGVPDADLDAWYLLEYVTGKTKAEYYGNPKEEMGEEIVSRYEEAVDERARRIPLQHITGEQGFMGFPFRVNEHVLIPRQDTELLVEEALKILEPEMKILDLCTGSGCILLSLMKMGEEKGIRGLTGTGADISREALEVAEENGKCLKIPAERVRWIESDLFGQVNGTFDLLVSNPPYIPTEEIEELQDEVRLHDPRIALDGHDDGLYFYRGIAGESGAYLEDGAWVLLEIGWDQGEAVRELLEAAGYQDVEVKKDLAGNDRVVRGRYRKQRALEKAALR
- a CDS encoding DUF1385 domain-containing protein, with protein sequence MKSSNIGGQAVLEGIMMKHKDDYAVAVRKPDGEIFVQKDTYQGIIKWKPLTTIPFVRGIFNFIDSMVLGIKTLTFSASFYEDEEDKEEKPLTKAEAVKKERREKWIMGGTVAFSVVAAVAIFMVLPYFLSSLLGFWIPSYHVRTVIEGFVRIGIFIIYVLLISRMEDIQRTFMYHGAEHKCINCIEHGLPLTVENVKISSRQHKRCGTSFLFFVLAVSIILLLLIRVESPVMRAAVRVLLLPVIAGVSYEILKLAGRSENPIVNFLSKPGLAIQKLTTKEPDESMIEVAIAAVEAVFDWRAYEAENFDTPSDVPGGEKSA
- the rpmE gene encoding 50S ribosomal protein L31, coding for MKQGIHPEYYQATVTCNCGNTFVTGSTNKDIHVEICSKCHPFYTGQQKAAQARGRVDKFNKKYGMGK